One window of the Candidatus Izemoplasmatales bacterium genome contains the following:
- a CDS encoding transketolase C-terminal domain-containing protein — MYENMEMRQAFALELDKYMAADKRICVVDADLSKANGRAPLHKKYPDRAFNVGVAEANMIGVCAGLSSYGMIPFASSFTPFATRRVCDQIAISCAYAKQNVKIIGSDPGLSAEFNGGTHMSVEDIGVVRSIPEVVIFEPVDNTQLVKALPQIIAHRGVVYIRMWRKVTPDVFRDDYVFDLFKADVVREGSDVTIFCSGMMVDKSLKARAILAAEGIDAEVVNVHTIKPIDRETVVKSVRKTRCAVSAENHNVVGGLYSALAEAIVAECPVPMEAIGIQDRFGQVGKLAYLVPEYGMTEADIAAAARRAISRK, encoded by the coding sequence ATGTACGAGAACATGGAAATGCGCCAGGCCTTCGCCCTGGAACTCGACAAGTACATGGCCGCCGACAAGCGCATCTGCGTCGTCGATGCCGACCTCTCCAAGGCCAACGGCCGCGCCCCGCTGCACAAGAAGTATCCCGACCGCGCCTTCAACGTCGGCGTCGCCGAGGCCAACATGATCGGCGTCTGCGCCGGCCTCTCGTCCTATGGGATGATCCCGTTCGCGTCGTCGTTCACCCCGTTCGCGACCCGGCGCGTCTGCGATCAGATCGCGATCAGCTGCGCCTACGCCAAGCAGAACGTCAAGATCATCGGATCCGACCCCGGGCTGTCGGCCGAATTCAACGGCGGAACGCACATGTCGGTCGAGGACATCGGCGTCGTCCGGAGCATCCCCGAAGTGGTGATCTTCGAACCCGTCGACAACACCCAGCTGGTCAAGGCGCTCCCGCAGATCATCGCCCATCGCGGCGTCGTCTACATCCGCATGTGGCGGAAGGTCACCCCCGACGTCTTCAGGGACGACTACGTCTTCGACCTGTTCAAGGCGGACGTCGTCAGGGAGGGTTCCGACGTCACGATCTTCTGTTCGGGAATGATGGTCGACAAGTCCCTCAAGGCGCGCGCGATCCTCGCCGCCGAAGGAATCGATGCGGAGGTCGTCAACGTCCACACGATCAAGCCGATCGATCGCGAGACGGTCGTGAAATCGGTCCGCAAGACCCGTTGCGCCGTCTCCGCGGAGAACCACAACGTCGTCGGCGGCCTGTATTCGGCGCTCGCCGAGGCGATCGTCGCCGAATGCCCCGTGCCGATGGAGGCCATCGGCATCCAGGACCGGTTCGGGCAGGTCGGGAAGCTCGCCTATCTCGTCCCCGAATACGGGATGACGGAAGCCGACATCGCGGCTGCCGCGCGACGCGCGATTTCGCGCAAATAG
- a CDS encoding transketolase, whose translation MDFKEKAKEIRRSIINMIGHLGVGHIGGSLSIVDALVVLYYKHMRIDPRNPKLEGRDRCIISKGHSGPALYAVLADKGYFDKALLLTLNQPGTKLPSHCDMNLTPGVDMTTGSLAQGFSAAVGAAKASKIVGDGARIYTIIGDGESQEGQVWEAGMFAANAGLNNLIAFTDDNRCQIDGDTDAINRVEPLVDKWAAFGWNVIDVKDGHDVDAIDRAVVMAKRSRKRPTMIILHTIKGKGVSFIEAMGYPNHNFNISKEQVAAALKELE comes from the coding sequence ATGGATTTCAAGGAAAAGGCGAAGGAAATCAGAAGGTCGATCATAAATATGATCGGCCACCTCGGCGTCGGGCATATCGGCGGATCGCTCTCGATCGTCGACGCGCTCGTCGTCCTCTACTACAAGCACATGCGGATCGATCCGCGGAATCCCAAACTCGAGGGCCGCGATCGTTGCATCATCTCCAAAGGCCACAGCGGGCCGGCACTCTACGCCGTACTCGCCGACAAGGGTTATTTCGACAAGGCGCTGCTCTTGACGCTGAATCAGCCGGGAACGAAGCTGCCGAGCCATTGCGACATGAACCTGACGCCCGGCGTCGACATGACCACGGGGTCGCTCGCGCAGGGCTTTTCGGCCGCCGTCGGCGCCGCCAAGGCGTCGAAGATCGTCGGCGACGGAGCGCGGATCTACACCATCATCGGCGACGGCGAGTCGCAGGAAGGCCAGGTCTGGGAAGCCGGGATGTTCGCCGCGAACGCCGGTCTTAACAACCTGATCGCCTTCACCGACGACAACCGCTGCCAGATCGACGGGGACACCGACGCGATCAATCGCGTCGAACCTCTAGTCGACAAATGGGCTGCCTTCGGCTGGAACGTGATCGACGTGAAGGACGGCCACGACGTCGACGCGATCGACCGCGCCGTCGTCATGGCGAAGCGTTCGCGCAAGCGCCCGACGATGATCATCCTCCATACGATCAAGGGCAAGGGCGTCTCGTTCATCGAGGCGATGGGCTACCCGAACCACAATTTCAACATTTCCAAAGAGCAGGTCGCGGCCGCTCTCAAGGAACTGGAGTAG
- a CDS encoding desulfoferrodoxin family protein — MNIFYCKHCKRIVYTYYGGGTLTCCGEEMTLLQPKTTDLGNEKHLPVVERLSPDQIKVTVGSVLHPMTPEHYIQWIFVAQDHAFQIKTFEPGEHPAKTFAVEPGKEVKVFEFCNLHGLWVTELK; from the coding sequence ATGAACATCTTCTATTGCAAGCACTGCAAGCGCATCGTCTATACGTACTATGGTGGCGGGACCCTGACCTGCTGCGGCGAAGAGATGACCCTGCTTCAACCGAAGACCACCGATCTGGGAAACGAGAAGCATCTCCCCGTCGTGGAGCGGCTGTCGCCGGACCAGATCAAGGTCACGGTCGGCAGCGTCCTTCATCCGATGACTCCCGAACACTACATCCAGTGGATCTTCGTCGCCCAGGACCATGCGTTCCAGATCAAGACCTTCGAACCGGGAGAGCATCCGGCGAAAACTTTCGCCGTCGAACCCGGCAAGGAAGTCAAGGTCTTCGAGTTCTGCAACCTGCACGGGCTCTGGGTCACGGAGCTGAAATGA